The uncultured Sphaerochaeta sp. genome includes the window GGTGTCCAGGTATTGACTGACCGTGACAATGGATTCATCACCCGTATCAAGGAATTGATCCCCAGTATCGAGTTGATCCCCACCAGATATGTCGACAATGACATCATCAAGGCTCTCTCCACCACTGAGGACCTGATCACCACCTATGGTAGTGACCTGATCGGTATCTTCGCAGACAACAACCACTCTGCTGACGGTGTCTCCCGTGCAATCGCAGAGCAGGGTCTGCACAACAAGATCATGGTAACTGCATACGACTCCGACCCAGAAGAAGTTGCAGCCATCAAGAGTGGTGCTATCAAGGCAATCATGGTCCAGGATCCGTACGGCATGGGATACAAGGGCGTCGATTCAGCAGTAAAGGCTATTGAAGGCGCAACCCTTCCTGAGTATGTCGATACTGGTGTAGTCGTTGTTGAGAAGCACAATGTCAACGATCCAGAAGCACAAGGCATTCTCGATCCGTTCACACTGAAAAAGTATTGATTAGTTCTCTGAACTGAAGTCTCTGGCTCCTCTCGATAGGAGGAGCTGGAGACATGTTTAGCTGTATAAAAGGAAGGAGGTCCGGAATGGAGACAAGACCATTCTTGGAATTGAAGGGAATATCCAAGCAATTTCCTGGAGTCAAGGCACTCGACAATGTGGATTTAACCATCTATCCCGGTGAGGTGCATGCCTTGGTAGGGGAAAATGGTGCGGGAAAATCCACTATCATCAAGATCATCATGGGCGTTTACCAAGAGGATGAGGGAACAATTTCTCTGGATGGGAAGCAGGTTACCATACCGAATGTTATTGAAGCAGACCGCTTGGGCTTGGCAGCCGTTTACCAGGATTTGACACTTGCTGCTGACCTTTCTATTGGGGAGAACTTCTTCATGGGACAATTTCCCCGGAAGAAGAACGGGATGATTGATTGGAACCATGTGTATTCCAAAACTGCAGAAACCTTGAAAGCCTTGAATGTGGATGTCGATCCAAGACTCCGCATCACCGAGCTTTCTCCTGCAATGCAGGAAATGGTTGCAATTGCAAAGACTGTTCACAAGAAATCGAAGCTGGTCATCTTTGATGAACCAACTGCCTTGTTGAGCAATGAAGAAGTAGAAATTTTGTTTGAGATCATCAAGAAGCTGAAAGCTTCCGGTATCTCTGTTATTTACATATCTCACCGCCTGGAGGAAATCTTTTCCATTTCTGACCGCGTTACGGTACTCAAGGATGGGCAGCATGTAAAGACTGTTCCTGTCAAGGATACAAACGAAGACCAGTTGATTTCCTACATGGTCGGACGTTCACTCTCTGACATGTACAATATCGAACACTATCCCAAAGGGGATGAGCTGTTGCGGGTTGAGGATCTGAATCGTGGTAAAGCACTGAAAAATATCTCCTTCTCTGTGAAGCAAGGAGAAATCTTTGGATTATTTGGCCTTGTCGGTTCAGGAAGAACCGAGGTTGTCAGGGCCATTTACGGGGCAGATACCATTGAGAGTGGAACTATCTATTTCAAGGGTCAGAAGGAAGTGATCAAACATCCTTCTAAGGCCATCTCCCTGGGGATTGGCCTGTTGCCGGAGGACCGGAAACACCAAGGTCTTGCCTTGAGCCAATCCATCAATCACAACATCAATCTGGCATCCTATAAAGCAATCTCAAAATTCAATTTCGTATTGGGAAAGAGAGAGCGTGAGCGTTCAGTGGAGTATGTAAACCAATTGAAGGTAAAGACACCTTCCATCCATCAGCTGGTAGGGAACCTCTCAGGGGGAAACCAACAGAAGGTGATTATTGCCAAATGGCTCTGCTGCGAGAGCAAACTGTTCATTTTTGATGAACCAACAGTAGGAATTGATGTCGGGGCAAAACAAGAGATCTATAAGTTGATCGAGCAATTGACGAAGGATGGGCATGCAGTCATTTTGATTTCCTCGTACCTTCCTGAGGTCATGGGGCTTGCCGATAGAATTGGGGTTTTGCATGAGGGATCAATGCCACACATTGTTGAACGAGAAGCATTCAGCGAGGAAACCTTGCTGAGATACGCATCAGGTTTGTGATTGGAAAGCAAGGAGATAGAGATGAAACTGTTATCGAAGAAAAATAATAAATTCAGGATCGCTGAAGGCAACCTGTTGGTAATTGTAATCGTATTGATGGTGATACTTTCGTTTGCAACGAAGAATTTTTTCACTGTCAATAATTTGAGGAATCTGGTTCGCCAAACCTCGGTCAACGGCATCATCGCTCTGGGGATGACCTTTGTCATCATCTCAGGAGGAATTGATCTGTCTGTTGGATCCGTGGTAGGGGTTGCCAGCATTGTTGTTGCGAAACTTCTGGTTGCAGGAATAGGAATATTCCCCGCTATCCTGATAGCTCTCTTGGTTTGTATGCTCCTTGGTACCCTTAATGGACTGATCATCCACTATGGTAAGGTGCCTCCTTTCATTGCCACCTTGGGAATGATGCAGGCAGCACGTGGTATTGTCATGTTGCTCTCCAATGCCCGTATGATCGCAGGGCTCCCAAAAAGCTTTACTGGCTTCGCACAGCTGGTGTTTATGGGCTTCCCCTCACTCTTCTTTGTTTGGTTCCTGGTCATTCTCGTAACCTTTGTAATTACCACCAAGACCATCTTTGGACGGAATATTTTTGCCTATGGAAGCAATATTGAAGCTGCAAGACTATCGGGAATCAACACCGCAAAGGTGACCGTGAGTGTGTATGCCATGAGTGGTTTGCTGAGCGGCATTGCCGGCATCCTTATGACCAGTCGTCTCGGTAATGGTATCCCCACTGCTGGGCAAGGGTATGAGATGGACGCAATCGCATCTGCTGTTGTTGGTGGAGCAAGTTTGAGTGGAGGCTCAGGAACCATCATCGGTACCGTTCTTGGTGCTTTGTTGATCTCCCTTATTCAGAATGGAGGCAACTTGCTGGGTATCAATGCTTTCATCCTGCAGATCATCGTTGGTGTCCTGATCGTAGCATCTGTTTGGTACGACCAGATCAGAAAAACCACAAAGAACTAAAAGGGGACGGTAATGAAGCGATATGTCTTGGCACATGACTTGGGGACCTCGGGTAATAAAGCAACACTGTTTGATGAGCAAGGAACATTGGTGGAGAGTAGGGTTACACCCTACAATATGGAGGTGTTCAACTCCAATTGGGCTGAGCAAGACCCTTCCATCTGGTGGAATGCTGTATGCTCTTCTTCCAGGGAAGTGCTCTCAACCATCAACCCCAAGGATGTTGTAGCCGTTTCCTTCAGCGGGCAGATGATGGGTTGTCTGCCTGTGGATAGAGAAGGAAAACCGCTGCACAATGCCTTGTTGTATTGCGACCAGAGGAGTACGGAAGAGGAGCAGGAGTTTATCCAGGCTCTTGGGTTCGACAAGATTTATCAGATAACCGGGCATCGGCCCAGTGCATCCTACTCCCTCACCAAGCTCCTATGGATCAAGAAACATCGTCCTGCAGTATATGAGAAAACCTACAAGGTACTCCAAGCAAAGGATTATATGAATTTTTTGCTCACCGGAGAGTATGCGACCGACTACAACGATGCCTCGGGAACCAATGCATTTGATCTTGCTTCCCTGGATTGGTCACAGGTAATCCTAGATGCAATGGGAGTTCCTGCTTCCTTGTTTCCAAAAGCCTATCCCTCCTCGACAAAGATAGGGGAGGTTCATCAAAGGGCAAGCGAGGAGACAGGAATTCCAGAGGGAACAGCAGTCATAGTTGGGGCTGGAGATGGAGGTTGCGCAAGCCTTGGTGCTGGATCTGTATCGTTTGGAAAACCTTATATGTATATGGGGTCTTCCTCATGGGTATCAATTGCCAGCAAACATCCTCTCTCCGATCCAGAAAAGATTGGTTTTACCTGGGCTCATCCAGTAGCTGGATTGTACCAACCGTGTGCAACGATGCAGACCGCAGGTGGATCACTCTCCTGGTTTGCAAAGACCTACCTTGGCAATGACAAGGGAAAGACACTGGATAGCATCAATGACCTTGCTCAGGAATCTGTTCCAGGGGCAAATGGACTTACCTTCTTGCCCTACCTCCTCGGGGAACGGTCCCCTTGGTGGAATACCAAGGCAAAAGGTGCATTTGTGGGTATGGATATCTCCACAACATTCCCTGATCACTGTCGAGCACTACTTGAAGGTGTGGCAATGAACCAGAAACTCAACTTTGCAGGTATGCTCTCCGAGATTCCTGACCGTAGGGTGATGTTCATAGGCGGAGGTGCCTTGAATACCTTCCTTAGACAGGTCCTCTCAGATGTCTTTGGTTGTGAGATTGTTGTACCTCAGTTCCTTACTGAGGCAACAAGCATGGGAGCGGCCTTGCTGGGCGGAGTGGGGTGTGGCCTTTATGAAGACTTTTCCATGATTGAGGTTATGAACCCAATCAAGGAAGTTGTGCAGCCAAATAAGGAAAACACAGCATTCTATGAAGAGTTGACAGGGCAATTCGCTGACCTGTATCGCAGTCTTGAGCCTTGGTTCAATCGGTAATGGAAGGGAGAAAGGGGCAAACGATGTATGACAGACTCATCCTATCGCATAATCTGGGAACAACCGGAGATAAAGCGGTAGTGTATGATGAAAAAGGAAATATCATAAGCTCCTGGCTCTCCCTCTATCGGGTGATCTATCGAGAGGGTAACAAAGTTGAACAGGACCCTGGCGATTGGTGGCGTGCTGTTTGTGAGTCCACAAAGAAGGTAATGCGGGGTATCAACGAGAAGTCAATCGCCGTTGTTACCTTCAGTGGCCAGATGATGGGTTGTCTCTGCCTCGACAAGGCCGGGGATCCCATTGGCAATGCAATCATCTGGGCGGATATGCGCTCCGATAAAGAGTCAAAACAACTGCTCAGTCAGATTGATGAAAAACTCTTCTTCCATATAACTGGGCATAAGATCAGTGCATCATATACGCTCAGTAAACTGCTTTGGATCATGCATAACCGTCCAGAAGCCTTTGCAAAGACTTCCAAGGTTGTCCAGGCGAAGGACTACATTGTTTTCAAGCTCACCGGAGAGATTGTAACAGACTACTCCGATGCATCAGGAACAAACCTCTTCAATCTTACCAAGCGGCAGTGGTCTCGTACCCTGACAAGCATAATTGGTCTCAATCCAAAGATACTCCCAGAGGCAATCCCTTCTACCCAGATTGCCGGCTACGTAACGATGGATGCATCCGTTGCTACAGGGTTGCTTCCAGGAACCCCTGTGGTCATTGGAGCAGGGGATGGCATTTGTGCCTCCTTGGGAGGTGGCTGCACCACGGAGGATGATGCATATCTCTATTTTGGATCATCAGCATGGATTGGAATGGTCAAGCCAACCCCATATTGGGAGCCAACGATGAGGACCTTCAACTGGTCATTTATCCAACCTGACCAGATTGCCCCTTGTGGTACCATGCAGGCTGCTGGTGCTTCCCTGGATTGGTTGAAAGATGAGTTGGCAAGGGAAGAGGTTACCCAATCGGAGCTTCAACGCAGTTATCCACAGCATCTGATCGAAATGCTGGTCACCCAATCGCCTCCTGGCGCCAATGGATTGCTCTTCCTTCCCTATCTTATGGGTGAGCGGAGTCCCTACTGGAATCCCCAGGCTCGAGGAGCCTTCATTGGACTGAAACGAAATACCCGTCGCTCGGATATGTTCCGCGCATGTTACGAAGGTGTAGCAATGAATTTGAAGATAATCTGGGAAGCGCTCAAACCGATCAATAAAGCCACGGAACTGGTGGTGATCGGGGGCCAGGCGAATAGTGATATCAACAAGCATATTATTGCCGATGCTTTCAATATTCCTGTTGTTTCCCATAACCATCTCAAGGACAGCAAGAATTTTGGCGCCGCAGTTATTGGGGGCTTGGGTATCGGGATGTATGAGAGTGCTGATGTGGTAAAGGACCTGCTTCATTATGAAAGACGTATTCTTCCCAACGAAGCAAATGTGGAGTTTTATGATCGCTATCTTCCCCTCTATGAACAAGCATATACAAGCTTGGTCGATTTCTACCAGAACCTCGACCAGTTTGCCAATACAAAGGAGAGTTGAGTATGAGTGGGCTATTGTCACAATTACAACATGCTGAGGTTGCTGAGACCATGAAGCGTTTTGGCTTCAAAATGGAAGATATTTTCCCTGGTATCGATGAACTGAAGGATAATCCGTACCGAAAACATACATGGATAGTGAAAGAGAACCATGGATATCTGGTAGTGAATGCAATTCCTGAGAAGGAGGACCAAGATCATCTCTTCTGGGAAGAGTGGTACGCTCATGCAGGAGAAGTCCACCACCATATCCTCTCGCTCTGGAAGCCTCATATGTATCATGAGATCTTTTCAGCTCCAGATTCTGATGACATCCATCCTCCCCAATGCTTCTCACGGAATTGGTACGTAGTAGAGGATGAGGATATGCGCTCCTTGTTGTTGCGGAGGTAGGAATGGAGTATCACTATTTTGGAAATACAGGGTTGCGTATGAGTGCCATTGCTTTCGGTACGCAGACCTTTGGTTGGAATATTGATGAGAAGGAGTCAAAGGGCCTGCTCGAGGAGTACACTCAGGCAGGGGGGAATTACCTTGATACTGCTGACTCCTACAACAATGGAGATTCGGAGAGGATTCTGGGTTCCTGGATCAAGGATATTGGTTCCCGAAGGGATGATTTGATTTTGGGCACCAAGGTGTTCTTCCCAACGGGTGAGGATGTCAATAATACCGGGGCAAGCCGAAAGCACATCCTGCACAGTGTGGAGTCCAGCCTTAGACGCCTCAATACCGAATACATTGATTTGCTGCAGATCCATTGTTTTGATAAAAGGACCCCCTTCGAGGAGACCTTAAGAACGCTGGATGATCTCATATCAGCAGGCAAGGTACGGTATCTTGGCGCCTCCAACTACACACCATCCGATCTGATGAAAAACCTTATGATCGCCCGATATACCCACAAGGAAGCTTTTGTCAGCCTTCAGTTGGAGTACAGCCTCCTTGTGCGAAGTCCTGAGTGGGAACTCATTCCGCTGTGCAAGAGAGAAGGGGTGGGTATGCTTGCCTGGTCTCCCTTGGCAGGAGGTTGGCTCAGTGGAAAATACCGAAGAGGAAAGGACATCCCCAAAAATAGTCGTGCAGGCAGGAAGGACCGGTGGGATGACCAAGCTGAACAACGAGGAAGTGACCAAGCCTATGACATTATAGATGTCTTGCATGAGATTGCTGAGGAGGTAGGGCACAGTGTTTCACAGGTAAGTATCAACTGGGTGAGACAGAATCCAGCAGGTATCATTCCTCTCATAGGAGCTAGGACTGTCAGCCAGCTCAAGGAGAATCTTGACTCACTGTCCTGGTCATTGAGTGATGATCAGATGAAACGGCTGAACGAAGTCAGTTCCATTGGAAAACCATCGCCTTACAGCTTTATTGAGCGATATACAAGGGAGTAGCACATGGCAGAACGTGTGACGGTAATTGGTAGTTTTGTAGTTGATCTTATGGCACGGTCCCCTCATATCCCGGTACAGGGAGAGACCGTAAAGGGAAGCATTTTCAAGATGGGGCCTGGGGGAAAAGGGTCAAACCAGGCAGTAGCTGCCCACCGCTCGGGTGGGGATGTGGTGCTGGTGACAAAAGTGGGAAACGATGTCTTTGGCATGGTTGCCAAGGATTTTTATGCTGGTGAGCAGATGGATAGCCGATATGTATTTGAGGACCCTGAGCTGGCAACAGGCATTGCCTTGATCATGGTTGATGAACATACCTCCCAGAACAGCATCACGGTTGTTCCTGGAGCTTGTGGTGCCATTAGCCAGGAGGAGATTCGGTCCATCGATTCAATCTTGGATGATACCAATGTCCTGGTGGCACAGCTTGAGACTAACCTTGATATTCTTCCCCCCGCAGTAGAGCGTGTGCATGCATCTGGTGGGATTGCTTTACTGAACCCTGCTCCAGCACCAGTAGAACCTCTGGATGATGAGTTTATCGGCATGTTTGACTTGGTAACTCCCAATGAGACTGAGGCATCCTGCCTGACGGGCATTGATGTTGTAGACCGTGAGAGTGCACATAAGGCGGCCTTGGCCCTGCAAGCAAAAGGAGTCAAGGATGTCATCATCACCATGGGCAAGATGGGGTGTTTCCTGCTCACTGCTGAACAGGAAGCTCTGATGTTTCCCACCATGGAAGTGAAGGTGGTTGATACCACCGGTGCAGGGGATGCGTTCAACGGAGGATTGGCTACAGCTCTCAGTAAGGGGAAGGATCTACGTCAGGCAATCTATTTTGCCACTGCCGTAGCATCTCTCTCCGTTACCAAGGTAGGTACTGCCCCTGCAATGCCCACCAATGATGAAGTGCAGCAGTTTCTTTCTACATTGGATCAAAAAGCATATTGGGAGCAAGTGAAATGATTTTGAGTAGAACTGCAGCAGAGGCTGTGCTCAGTACCACTGGGTCAGGAAACAAGGTTCGTTGGCTGGTGAGCAAGGAAGATGGCTCAACCAATTACGAGATGCGAGAGATCAGGATCCCTCCTGGTGGAAAGAGCAGTAACGGAAGTCATGAACACGAGCATGTGGTGTATGTGCTGCAAGGAAAAGGCAGAGTTGTTGGTCCGAAGGAAGAAAAGATCCTGCTTTCGGGTACTTCGGTATTCATTCCTGGAGGGGATGAGCATCAGTGGGTGAATGACTCAAAGGAAGAGGATTTGGTCTTTCTCTGTGTCATTCCATCGGGAAGTGAAGATTTTTTGAAGTGAGGAGCAAAATGGAATTTACAAGCGCCTGGGTCGATAGCAATGAACAAATTAGAATTGTGAGGAAAACACTGCCCAAACCGAAAGCGAATGAGGTGGTGGTCCGTATCAAGGCGTGTGGGATATGTGGGACTGATATCCACTTTGTAAAAGACCTTCCTGCAGGAACATTGACCCCACTTGGGCATGAGGTTGCTGGGTATATCCACGAAGTAGGATCACCCTTTCCCGGCTTGAACGTTGGGGATTCAGTGGTGGTTGAAAACAATATTGCCTGTGGAAGATGTGAACAGTGTCTGAACCAGAAGCCGCAAGCCTGTGAGAATATTTACAGTTACATGGATGACCAGGCAGGAATGGGACAATTCCTGGTAGTCCCCCGGGAGATGGTGATTCCCTATGAAGGACTCGATTATCCTGAAGCTACCCTTGCTGAGCCCATTACCGTTGCCCTCGATCTGAGTAGGGAGGCAGCTATAGAGCTCTTTGACGATGTCCTGATCATGGGACCTGGAATCATTGGCTTAAGCTGTATTAAGTTAGCTAAATTGCGTGGTGCTCGGAATGTGGTCATGGTAGGCCATCATCTTAATACTCCTCGTGGAGCCTATCGAGGGGAGGTTGCCAGACAACTCGGTGCCTCCCTGGTCATTGATAGCGCTAAAGCGGGGTGGAAGGACGAGCTCAAGCAACAGTTCCCCAAGCTGTTCAAACGTGTGATTGTCACCTCTCCTCCTGCAACGCTTGCCGATGGTATTGAGCTTGCCGGTTTCTGTAGCTCCATTGTCTATGACGGCATCGATTTCAAGCATGATCAGGTAACGTTCTCTGCAAATGATTTCCACTTCGCCAAGAAGCGTCTTATCGCCTCTCATGCCATTCCCAACTGGGGATTTCCCCAAGCATTTGAGCTGTTAAAGCAGGGCCATATTCCTAGTTCTCTCTTGCTGACCCATCGATTCACCATGGATGAGGTAGATGAGGCCTTTGCTGTATTTGGTAACAAGGAGGAGCAGGTTATCAAGCCAGTGATACTTATTGATTAGAGAAGGATAGCAGACCACCTCTTCAGGGGTGGCCTGCATACAGGTTAGTGGGGCAGTACACCCTTACGGATGATGATACATCCATATTTTACGATGGAGCCAGAGACCACTACTGCATATGCTCGTTTTGCTCTGTCATAGAACTCCTGGCGTTCGATTTTTTGGATTTTTGGTGTATCGGGCCAGTATTTGTCCAAGACTGCCTGGAACGATTTTTCCACTGCAGGGTCTGCGCTATCGCCTTCTGAGGGCTGCATCATCACAACCGGATCTTTGACATAATCATCAGGATTCATCAGTCGGAAGATACCATCAAGCAGGTCTTCTGCCTTGATTCCGTCAGCTCTGATACAACGGGAGGATCGAGTGTCTCCAGGATAGAACGCATCGACGATGACTATCTCATCACCATGACCCATTCTATCGAGTGCTTCCAGTAATTCTGGACCGATGTAAGGGGAAATACCAATCAACATGAGGCTGCTCCTTTTTTCTTCTCGCCTGGATAAAGACCAGACAAGATAGGTTTATGTCTCTAGTGTAAAACTGATTTAGCAGGATGTCAAATCATTATTATATAAAAAGTTAGCTGTCTTTCTACAGCCGATTGATTATGTCTTGGAGAATGCCAATGAAGCTTCTGGCCCTTGAAATAAGCACCACTTCCTCGAAAGCCCAATACCTCGATACCTGTTTGGGTGAATCGACATTGCTTGTTGAGCGAAATCCTTCCTCAAGTGATGTAGTGGTTGTGTGTATGCATGCCATACAACTAGGAAGAAGAGCTGCACAAGGGAGAGAGGTAGACCGAATTACCACCGCGGGAACGTGGCACAGTCTGGTGGTATGCGATTCGTCAAATGTACCCTCTCAACCACTCTCAGATTGGACGGATGTCTCGAATCGAGCATTCTGTTGGGAGCTTAGGAAGCATGCTTCCTTTGTAGAGGAATACTACCAGGATAGTGGCGCAATGGTGCATGCGATGTACCCGTTCTTCAAACTCCTGAAACAGAGAACAGATGGAATTGTCCTAACTGATCGACACGTAGGTTCTCTCGCAGGATACCTCCACTATCTCCTCACTGGTACGGTCAAGGAGACTGCTTCAATGCTCAGTGGGATGGGATTACTCTCGACCTCAGCAGTTGATCTTCATCCAATGGCGAAAGCCCTGGGTTGTACCATATCCCCTATTTGCGATTGGAGAGACAGCAGTACGCTCAGCAATCAAGGTTCAAGATTGCTGGGATTGACCGAAGGTATTCCGGTGCTTCCTCCTCTCCCTGATGGAGCGTTGAACCAAGTAGGGTCAAGAGCAGAAGAGCCAGGTATCATGACCCTTTCCATGGGTACCAGTGGGGCGATGAGAATGGTAATCCCACAACCTTGGTTCTCTCCTAATCACTCCACTTGGTTGTACCGTAGTGTGGATGATGAGTTCCTGCTTGGAGCTGCAACAAGCGGCTGTTCCAACTGTGTGGACTGGTACAAGGAGCAATCCTTTCATCCAGATATCTCATACGCTCAGATTGAAAGTTCACTAAGGGAAAATGAGAATACCCCAATATTCCTTCCATTCCTGGTGGGAGAGCGCTGTCCTGGGTGGGATGACACCCGTATTGCAAGTTTCCATGATGTACAAGAGTCCATGACAACAAGTGCCTTCTACCAAGGTGTCTTGCAGGGAGTTGTTGCCAATCTCTATCAGTGTTATGAGGAACTTCTGAAGAGTGGGCATATCCCTGAAACTATTAAGCTCTCTGGTGGGGTGTTGCACTCCTCCTTCTGGAAGCAACTCTGTTGCAATTATTTTGACACCCCGATGCAAGAGGATATTCAGGAGCAGGCATCACTGTACGGCGCACTAATTCTAGCTGCCCGTTCCTCTGGCGAAACGCTGAGAGAAGCTGATCAAGAGAAAGCCCGTATTTTGAATCCAGTACCAGAGACAAGAGCATACTATACAAGACACTTTGAACAATACCGATATTGGTATGAAAAGACAAAGAAATATATTACGAGAGAAAGGAGCATATGATGAGTTCATTTCTAGTATTGATAACCGCCCGTTCATTTGGGAGTTCAGATGAGAAAGCTTGGGAGCTGTTGCGCTCCCATGGATGTGAAGTCCGACATATAAAAGCGACAGAGACAGAAAGTGTTACTGATCAGCTACATCGGCAGATAGCAGAAGCCGATGGAATAATCGCAGGACTGGAAGCCTATGATCAAGCGCTCCTGAGCAAAGCAAAGAAACTGAAGGTTATTTCACGCTACGGGGTAGGATATGACGCGATAGATCTCGAGTATGCAAGAGCGCGAAACATACAGGTCACCATAACTCCGGGAGCAAATGGGGACTCTGTGTCTGATTTGGCAGTCACACTGATGCTCTCAGCTGCCAGGCATGTTCCCTATATGGACCATCAGATGAAGATGGGTGAAACGAAGCGTCCCATCGGTGTGGAAATGTGGAGAAAGACGCTTGGTGTCATCGGAACAGGGAGAATCGGGGCAGGGGTGGTTAAGCGTTGCAAGGGTTTTGAGATGGAGATTCTCTGCCATGATGTATATGAGAATGAGGAACTGAAGCAACACTATGGAGCTCGGTATGTCGATTTTGCCACGCTGGCGAGCAAGAGTGATTTCATTTCCATCCATACGCCTTTAACAGAAGAGACAAAGAATTTATTCAATGCAGAGGTGTTTGCGAGCATGAAAAGAAGAGCGGTGTTGGTCAATACTGCGCGAGGTGGAATCATAGATGAGGAAGCGTTGGCGGTTGCTCTTGAAACTGGCCAGATTGGTGCTGCTGCTTTGGATGTCAGCGCTCAGGAGCATCCTGAGTCGGGACCGCTCGCAACCCTGCCTTCCTGTATCCTGACTCCTCATGCTGGAGCAGCAACCTATGAGGCATCTAGCAATATGAGTCTTATGGCCTCCCGGAATCTTCTTGATATCCTTGAAGGCCATGATTGTGACTACTGTGTAAGTTGAATGGTTAAGCCTTGATCAGGTGAACGGCGAATCCGCTGAGCTCCTGCTCAAGGTAACATACCTTGATCTTGCCCTTTGCATCGCGTGCGATGGTCTCCTCGTTCACGGAGAAGCCGAACTGGGAGAGGTAGGAGAGGGTGCGCTCGATGGAGAAGCACCTGAATCCGATGTGGCCCATCTTCCCCAGGTACTGCTTGGGCAACACCTCGATGGTGGTGTCCAGGAAGGTGGAACTGCTGCCACTCTTTTTCACCATGCCCAGTGCCTCCAGGCCCTTGATGGTCTTCTCGGCCTCTGCTGCATCCTGGTTGTTGATGCCCATGTGTGCGAACTCCAGTCCCTGGAGGGTACGCACCGCCTCCCTGCTCAGGTCCTCTATCGCCTGCCAGTCCTCCGCCTCGATGAGGTCGGCCTTGACCATCCAAGATCCGCCTACTGCCAGGACATTGGGCTGCCGGGCATAGCTGGCAAGGTTCTTGGTGCTGATGCCGCCGGTGGGCATGAAGAGGAGGTCGGGGAAGGGCCCTGCAAAGTTCTTGAGCATGTCCACGCCCCCGCTCACCTCGGCGGGGAAGAACTTGAGGGTGGTGAGCCCACGGCTGATGCCCGCCTCGATGTCGCTGGGTGTGCACACACCCGGGACGATGGGGATGTTGTTCTCCAGTGCCCAGTCCACGACGGTGGGGTTGAATCCCGGTGAGACGAGGAACTTGGCCCCGGCTGCCACTGCCTTCTTTGCATACTCGAGGTTGGTCACCGTGCCTGCTCCCACGAGCATCTCGGGGTAGGCCTTTGTGATGCGCTTGATCGCCTCCTCTGCCGCTTGGGTGCGGAAGGTGACCTCTGCACAGGGCAGGCCGCCTGCGATCAGGGCTCCTGCAAGGCCCTCGGCCTTGCTGGCATCATCGATCTTCACCACCGGTACCAGGCCGATCGTATGGATTTGTTCAAATAGTGCTTCATGCATAGGGTTGCTCCTTATTGGATAAGTATTATGAGTCGATATAGCCTTTTCTGAAGGCTTGCAAGTCAATGTTATAGC containing:
- a CDS encoding sugar ABC transporter ATP-binding protein, giving the protein METRPFLELKGISKQFPGVKALDNVDLTIYPGEVHALVGENGAGKSTIIKIIMGVYQEDEGTISLDGKQVTIPNVIEADRLGLAAVYQDLTLAADLSIGENFFMGQFPRKKNGMIDWNHVYSKTAETLKALNVDVDPRLRITELSPAMQEMVAIAKTVHKKSKLVIFDEPTALLSNEEVEILFEIIKKLKASGISVIYISHRLEEIFSISDRVTVLKDGQHVKTVPVKDTNEDQLISYMVGRSLSDMYNIEHYPKGDELLRVEDLNRGKALKNISFSVKQGEIFGLFGLVGSGRTEVVRAIYGADTIESGTIYFKGQKEVIKHPSKAISLGIGLLPEDRKHQGLALSQSINHNINLASYKAISKFNFVLGKRERERSVEYVNQLKVKTPSIHQLVGNLSGGNQQKVIIAKWLCCESKLFIFDEPTVGIDVGAKQEIYKLIEQLTKDGHAVILISSYLPEVMGLADRIGVLHEGSMPHIVEREAFSEETLLRYASGL
- a CDS encoding ABC transporter permease — encoded protein: MKLLSKKNNKFRIAEGNLLVIVIVLMVILSFATKNFFTVNNLRNLVRQTSVNGIIALGMTFVIISGGIDLSVGSVVGVASIVVAKLLVAGIGIFPAILIALLVCMLLGTLNGLIIHYGKVPPFIATLGMMQAARGIVMLLSNARMIAGLPKSFTGFAQLVFMGFPSLFFVWFLVILVTFVITTKTIFGRNIFAYGSNIEAARLSGINTAKVTVSVYAMSGLLSGIAGILMTSRLGNGIPTAGQGYEMDAIASAVVGGASLSGGSGTIIGTVLGALLISLIQNGGNLLGINAFILQIIVGVLIVASVWYDQIRKTTKN
- a CDS encoding FGGY-family carbohydrate kinase, with the translated sequence MKRYVLAHDLGTSGNKATLFDEQGTLVESRVTPYNMEVFNSNWAEQDPSIWWNAVCSSSREVLSTINPKDVVAVSFSGQMMGCLPVDREGKPLHNALLYCDQRSTEEEQEFIQALGFDKIYQITGHRPSASYSLTKLLWIKKHRPAVYEKTYKVLQAKDYMNFLLTGEYATDYNDASGTNAFDLASLDWSQVILDAMGVPASLFPKAYPSSTKIGEVHQRASEETGIPEGTAVIVGAGDGGCASLGAGSVSFGKPYMYMGSSSWVSIASKHPLSDPEKIGFTWAHPVAGLYQPCATMQTAGGSLSWFAKTYLGNDKGKTLDSINDLAQESVPGANGLTFLPYLLGERSPWWNTKAKGAFVGMDISTTFPDHCRALLEGVAMNQKLNFAGMLSEIPDRRVMFIGGGALNTFLRQVLSDVFGCEIVVPQFLTEATSMGAALLGGVGCGLYEDFSMIEVMNPIKEVVQPNKENTAFYEELTGQFADLYRSLEPWFNR
- a CDS encoding FGGY-family carbohydrate kinase, which codes for MYDRLILSHNLGTTGDKAVVYDEKGNIISSWLSLYRVIYREGNKVEQDPGDWWRAVCESTKKVMRGINEKSIAVVTFSGQMMGCLCLDKAGDPIGNAIIWADMRSDKESKQLLSQIDEKLFFHITGHKISASYTLSKLLWIMHNRPEAFAKTSKVVQAKDYIVFKLTGEIVTDYSDASGTNLFNLTKRQWSRTLTSIIGLNPKILPEAIPSTQIAGYVTMDASVATGLLPGTPVVIGAGDGICASLGGGCTTEDDAYLYFGSSAWIGMVKPTPYWEPTMRTFNWSFIQPDQIAPCGTMQAAGASLDWLKDELAREEVTQSELQRSYPQHLIEMLVTQSPPGANGLLFLPYLMGERSPYWNPQARGAFIGLKRNTRRSDMFRACYEGVAMNLKIIWEALKPINKATELVVIGGQANSDINKHIIADAFNIPVVSHNHLKDSKNFGAAVIGGLGIGMYESADVVKDLLHYERRILPNEANVEFYDRYLPLYEQAYTSLVDFYQNLDQFANTKES